A stretch of Besnoitia besnoiti strain Bb-Ger1 chromosome III, whole genome shotgun sequence DNA encodes these proteins:
- a CDS encoding UDP-galactose transporter subfamily protein (encoded by transcript BESB_050410), with amino-acid sequence MTGTGGGEERPSPKFMGKIPMKWVALFLLVLQTVAAVLILRVSRLPTESNGTRSPQYLNTTAVTMAELIKLVSGVFLVWWEHRWSITGTASTLNAAICHSPVAMLQVGVPAVLYTIQNNLIFVALSNLSGAVYQVTYQLKILTTAVLSVFILHKRLPLVKWAALFILTGGVALISLPSGGSSSASGLAGAGNPVVGLIAVFSACLTSGFAGVYFEKILKQSRVSIWVRNIQLALYGTALAVLGAYWHDGDRIRNGGFFQGYTGFAWGAVLLQALGGLIVAAVLKYADNILKCFGNSLSIVLACLLSWWLIGDFVPSFLFSTGTALVLIATLLYSAEPAVLAGIWPRLEINPRSPGAKVGEARFTHIPTTDKDEATELSPRTATPGSICGEPRHSKRC; translated from the coding sequence ATGACAGGTACTGGTGGCGGGGAAGAACGGCCGTCTCCTAAATTCATGGGAAAGATCCCCATGAAATGGGTTGCACTGTTCCTTTTAGTTCTCCAAACGGTCGCCGCCGTTCTCATACTACGAGTATCGCGCCTTCCAACTGAATCGAATGGGACAAGGAGTCCCCAATACCTGAATACGACAGCCGTTACAATGGCCGAGCTTATAAAATTGGTTTCTGGAGTCTTTCTCGTTTGGTGGGAGCACCGCTGGAGTATCACGGGCACAGCGAGCACACTGAACGCGGCCATTTGTCACTCACCCGTCGCCATGCTGCAGGTCGGCGTACCAGCTGTGTTGTACACCATACAGAACAACCTCATTTTCGTGGCGCTCTCCAACCTGTCCGGGGCTGTCTATCAGGTGACCTACCAGTTGAAGATTCTGACCACAGCCGTGCTCTCTGTGTTCATTCTTCACAAGCGTCTCCCATTGGTAAAATGGGCAGCTCTCTTCATCCTGACGGGAGGAGTAGCGCTCATTTCGCTCCCTTCAGGTGGTTCCTCTTCAGCTTCAGGCCTGGCAGGTGCTGGCAATCCGGTTGTCGGCCTAATCGCCGTGTTCTCCGCCTGTCTCACCAGCGGGTTTGCCGGAGTGTACTTTGAAAAGATCCTCAAGCAAAGCCGTGTGAGCATCTGGGTTCGAAATATCCAGCTTGCCTTGTACGGAACAGCCTTGGCTGTCCTAGGTGCCTACTGGCATGACGGAGATCGGATTCGCAACGGCGGGTTCTTCCAGGGATACACTGGTTTTGCATGGGGTGCCGTCCTCCTCCAAGCCCTGGGTGGCCTCATCGTTGCTGCTGTTCTGAAGTATGCAGACAACATTCTCAAGTGCTTCGGCAACTCGCTCTCGATTGTTCTCGCTTGTCTCCTTTCTTGGTGGCTTATCGGTGACTTTGTGCcatctttcctcttctccacGGGGACAGCCCTCGTGCTGATTGCAACACTCCTCTATAGTGCGGAGCCAGCAGTGCTGGCAGGGATATGGCCGCGTTTGGAAATTAATCCTAGGAGTCCCGGCGCAAAAGTGGGGGAAGCTCGGTTCACACATATCCCTACCACCGATAAGGACGAGGCCACTGAACTGTCCCCTAGAACGGCCACTCCCGGAAGTATCTGCGGTGAGCCGCGCCACAGCAAACGGTGTTGA
- a CDS encoding DNA-directed RNA polymerase I RPAC1 (encoded by transcript BESB_050420), with amino-acid sequence MSPPASKGRSPASIVLNSNRLVCAAEGPRHTSSGGYAGAFLSSSCVDDVFSIEKFSEKTSIKFLSASPERVVFELKGVDVAIPNALRRILISEVPTVAIETVQIWQNTGVVQDEVLAHRLGLIPFVVDPTALNYRQPNQDFTDENALRVSLHVKCTEQSLGPHQTSLPVYAKDIKWEPMSPSQKEAFAASPPRAVHPDILITKLRPGQEIELKAYLEKGVGKTHAKWSPVCTAVYRLEPEIVFKEPIQGEEATELCSLCPMGVFDIEDTTGEAYARYPRNCTTCRACIERFPNKVELRKIKDRFIFSVESSGAVPAPLLFKMAIEILKEKALTFRQIIDAKLAADL; translated from the exons ATGTCTCCTCCGGCGTCCAAGGGGCGATCACCCGCCTCTATCGTGTTGAACAGCAACCGACTTGTTtgtgcggcggagggccCTCGGCACACCAGCAGCGGGGGCTACGCAGGCGCTTTCCTGAGCTCGTCCTGCGTAGATGATGTCTTTTCCATCGAGAAGTTCAGTGAGAAGACGTCGATTAAGTTCCTGTCCGCGTCTCCAgagcgcgtcgtcttcgaacTCAAGGGAGTAGACGTGGCCATTCCAAACGCACTGCGTCGAATCCTCATTAGCGAGGTCCCTACAGTTGCCATTGAGACCGTTCAA ATATGGCAGAACACAGGGGTTGTACAGGACGAAGTTCTCGCCCATAGGCTGGGTCTGATTCCCTTCGTCGTGGACCCAACAGCGCTCAATTACCGACAACCCAATCAGGACTTTACAGACGAAAACGCCCTCCGCGTTTCTCTGCACGTCAAATGCACGGAACAGAGTCTGGGCCCTCATCAGACAAGTTTACCAG TGTACGCTAAAGACATAAAATGGGAGCCGATGTCCCCCAGTCAGAAAGAAGCCTTTGCGGCGAGTCCTCCCCGTGCGGTGCATCCCGATATCCTGATCACAAAACTCCGGCCAGGACAG GAAATCGAATTGAAGGCGTATTTGGAAAAGGGTGTGGGGAAGACTCACGCGAAGTGGTCGCCCGTATGCACTGCCGTGTACCGCCTTGAACCAGAAATCG TCTTTAAAGAACCAATTCAGGGAGAGGAGGCTACAGAATTGTGCAGTCTGTGCCCTATGGGCGTCTTTGATATTGAGGACACAA CTGGCGAGGCCTACGCTCGGTATCCCCGCAACTGTACGACATGCCGCGCTTGCATTGAGCGGTTCCCGAATAAAGTTGAACTACGGAAAATTAAAGACCGCTTCATTT TTTCCGTCGAATCTTCTGGCGCCGTCCCCGCTCCGCTTCTTTTCAAG ATGGCCATTGAGATTCTGAAAGAGAAAGCGCTCACATTCCGCCAGATAATCGACGCAAAGCTTGCTGCGGACCTCTGA
- a CDS encoding ribosomal protein RPL32 (encoded by transcript BESB_050430) — MAPVSTVKRSIVKKRTKSFPRFQSDRYKRLSSSWRKPKGIDCRVRRKFKGTNTMPNIGYGSNKKTRHMLPNGFFKFLVSSPKDIELLLMHNTKFAAEIAHNISSRKRREILERADQLNVLVLNRHARLDTAEDE, encoded by the exons ATGGCGCCGGTCTCGACTGTGAAGAGATCCATCGTGAAGAAGCGCACGAAGAGCTTCCCCCGCTTCCAGTCCGATCGCTACAAGCGTTTGAGT TCATCATGGAGGAAGCCCAAGGGTATTGATTGCCGTGTGCGCCGCAAGTTCAAGGGCACGAACACCATGCCCAACATCGGTTATGGTTCAAACAAGAAGACACGTCACATGTTGCCCAACGGCTTCTTCAAGTTccttgtctcctctcccAAGGATATCGAGTTGCTCTTGATGCACAACACCAAGTTCGCAGCAGAGATTGCCCACAACATCTCTTCACGGAAGCGTCGTGAAATCCTGGAGCGGGCTGACCAACTCAATGTCCTGGTACTGAACAGACACGCACGTCTCGACACGGCGGAAGATGAGTGA